The Benincasa hispida cultivar B227 chromosome 9, ASM972705v1, whole genome shotgun sequence genome has a segment encoding these proteins:
- the LOC120086151 gene encoding receptor protein kinase CLAVATA1: MRKKSLDSVVCHLCFFSVLVYFASFCFANRDMEALLKMKSSMIGPGRSGLNDWEPSASPSAHCDFSGVTCDGDNRVVALNVSNLRLFGQIPPEIGMLEKIENLTLVSDNLTGRLPLEMAKLTSLKFLNLSNNAFRDNIAAEITLGMTELEVFDIYNNNFSGLLPVEFVKLKKLKHLDLGGCFFSGQIPAVYSEMQSLEFLSVRGNVLTGRIPASLARLKNLKYLYAGYFNRYDGGIPAEFGSLSSLELIDLGSCNLTGDIPPSLGNLKHLHSLFLQVNNLTGRIPSELSGLISLKSLDLSLNEITGEIPSSFVALQNLTLINLFNNKLHGPIPGFVGDFPHLEVLQLWNNNFTLELPENLGRNGKLFLLDVASNHLTGLIPPDLCNGRLKTLILLDNYFFGPIPEKLGRCDSLTKIRIAGNFFNGTVPAGFFNFPALEQLDISNNYFSGALPSQMSGEFLGSLLLSNNHITGEIPAAIKNLENLQVVSLEHNQFTGNLPVEIFELNKLLRINISFNNISGEIPHSVVRCTSLTSIDLSENNLVGLIPRGISKMKILSVLNLSRNHLTGQIPNEIRSMMSLTTLDLSYNNFFGKIPTGGQFSVFNVSAFLGNPNLCFPNHGPCASLHRNLKYVKLIIPIVAIFIILLCILAAFYLRKRKRIQKSKAWTLTAFQRLNFKAEDVLECLKEENIIGKGGAGVVYRGSMPDGSIVAIKLLLGSGRNDHGFSAEIQTLGRIKHRNIVRLLGYVSNRDTNLLLYEYMPNGSLDQRLHGVKGGHLHWDLRYKIAMEAAKGLCYLHHDCTPLIIHRDVKSNNILLDKLFEAHVSDFGLAKFLQNGGASECMSSIAGSYGYIAPEYAYTLKVDEKSDVYSFGVVLLELIAGRKPVGDFGEGVDIVRWVLNTTSELSQPSDAASVLAVVDSRLTEYPLQGVIHLFKIAMMCVEEDSSARPTMREVVHMLSNPPRSAPTLINL; the protein is encoded by the exons ATGAGGAAAAAATCGCTTGATTCTGTTGTTTGCCATTTGTGTTTCTTCTCTGTACTTGTTTACTTTGCTAGTTTTTGCTTCGCCAATCGCGATATGGAAGCGCTGTTGAAGATGAAGAGTTCCATGATCGGACCGGGGAGGTCGGGGCTTAATGATTGGGAGCCGTCGGCATCTCCGTCTGCCCATTGTGATTTCTCTGGCGTTACGTGCGACGGTGATAATAGAGTTGTTGCGCTTAATGTCTCGAATCTCCGTCTATTCGGCCAGATTCCGCCGGAGATTGGGATGTTGGAGAAGATTGAGAACTTGACTTTAGTAAGTGATAATCTCACTGGAAGGCTTCCTCTTGAAATGGCGAAACTCACGTCGCTTAAGTTTCTTAATCTATCTAACAACGCATTTCGTGATAATATAGCGGCGGAAATCACGCTAGGAATGACGGAGCTAGAAGTTTTCGATATTTATAACAATAATTTCTCAGGTTTGCTCCCGGTGGAGTTTGTTAAACTGAAGAAGCTAAAGCATCTTGACCTTGGCGGATGCTTCTTTTCTGGTCAGATTCCTGCTGTTTACTCGGAGATGCAGTCGTTGGAGTTCTTGAGCGTGCGAGGAAATGTGCTTACCGGAAGGATTCCGGCGAGTTTGGCGCGGTTGAAAAATCTTAAATATCTTTACGCCGGATATTTTAATCGTTACGACGGCGGAATTCCTGCCGAGTTCGGATCGTTGAGTTCCCTGGAGCTTATCGATTTAGGCAGCTGTAACCTCACCGGTGATATTCCTCCGAGTCTGGGGAATTTGAAGCACCTGCATAGTCTATTTCTACAAGTAAACAATCTTACCGGTCGGATTCCTTCTGAACTTTCCGGTCTGATTAGCCTCAAGTCACTGGACCTTTCGCTGAACGAAATCACCGGGGAGATACCGTCGAGTTTCGTGGCGCTGCAGAACCTTACGCTGATCAATTTGTTCAATAACAAACTTCACGGTCCAATTCCTGGTTTCGTCGGTGATTTTCCACATCTCGAAGTGCTTCAGTTATGGAATAACAACTTCACGCTCGAGCTCCCTGAGAATCTCGGGCGTAACGGAAAACTTTTTCTGCTCGACGTGGCGTCAAACCATCTAACTGGGCTCATTCCACCGGATTTATGTAACGGTAGGTTGAAGACTTTGATTCTTTTGGATAATTACTTCTTTGGGCCCATCCCTGAGAAATTAGGTCGGTGTGATTCGCTTACGAAAATCAGAATTGCGGGAAATTTCTTCAATGGAACGGTTCCGGCAGGGTTCTTCAACTTTCCGGCGTTGGAGCAACTCGATATCAGTAATAATTACTTCTCCGGCGCTCTTCCGTCGCAAATGTCAGGGGAGTTTCTTGGAAGTCTTTTGCTTAGTAACAACCACATTACTGGGGAAATCCCGGCGGCGATTAAGAATTTAGAAAATTTGCAGGTTGTTTCTCTGGAACATAACCAATTCACCGGGAATTTGCCCGTGGAAATATTTGAATTGAACAAATTGCTGAGGATTAACATCAGTTTTAACAATATTAGCGGCGAAATTCCTCATTCGGTCGTTCGGTGCACTTCCTTGACGTCAATTGATCTCAGTGAAAATAATCTCGTGGGCCTAATTCCCAGAGGAATTTCGAAGATGAAAATCTTGAGTGTCCTCAATTTGTCAAGAAATCACTTGACGGGCCAAATTCCGAACGAgattcggtcgatgatgagtctTACAACTCTGGATTTATCATACAACAATTTCTTCGGTAAAATCCCCACCGGCGGTCAGTTTTCTGTATTCAACGTCAGTGCATTCCTCGGAAACCCTAACCTCTGCTTCCCCAACCACGGGCCTTGCGCATCTTTACACAGGAATTTGAAATACGTTAAACTAATCATCCCAATCGTCGCGATATTCATCATTCTGTTATGCATACTCGCTGCATTTTATCTCCGGAAGAGAAAGAGGATTCAGAAATCAAAGGCATGGACGCTCACAGCGTTCCAACGCCTCAACTTCAAAGCAGAGGACGTCCTCGAGTGCTTGAAAGAGGAAAATATCATCGGCAAAGGCGGAGCCGGAGTTGTCTATCGTGGATCAATGCCAGACGGCTCCATCGTGGCGATTAAACTGTTGTTAGGAAGTGGCCGGAACGACCACGGTTTCTCTGCCGAAATTCAAACTCTAGGGCGAATCAAGCACAGGAATATTGTCAGGCTTTTGGGGTACGTGTCGAACAGAGACACGAATCTGCTGCTGTACGAGTACATGCCTAATGGGAGCTTGGACCAGAGGCTGCATGGAGTGAAAGGCGGGCATTTGCACTGGGACTTGCGGTACAAGATCGCCATGGAAGCCGCCAAGGGACTCTGTTACTTGCACCATGATTGTACGCCGCTGATCATTCACAGAGACGTGAAGTCCAACAATATACTGCTGGATAAGCTGTTTGAAGCACATGTCTCTGACTTTGGGCTCGCCAAGTTCTTGCAGAACGGCGGCGCCTCCGAGTGTATGTCCTCCATTGCCGGCTCCTACGGCTACATCGCTCCAG AATACGCCTACACACTGAAAGTGGACGAGAAAAGCGACGTGTACAGTTTCGGTGTAGTACTGCTGGAGCTGATAGCCGGAAGAAAGCCAGTGGGGGATTTTGGTGAAGGCGTGGACATAGTCAGGTGGGTCCTCAATACCACATCAGAACTCTCTCAACCGTCCGATGCAGCCTCAGTATTAGCGGTTGTAGACTCGCGTCTCACCGAATACCCACTCCAGGGCGTAATCCATCTCTTCAAAATAGCTATGATGTGCGTTGAAGAAGACAGCTCTGCAAGGCCAACCATGAGAGAGGTTGTCCACATGCTCTCCAATCCCCCGAGGTCTGCCCCTACTCTTATCAACCTCTAA